From one Vidua chalybeata isolate OUT-0048 unplaced genomic scaffold, bVidCha1 merged haplotype W_reject_23, whole genome shotgun sequence genomic stretch:
- the LOC128783171 gene encoding zinc finger protein 397-like, translated as MESREDKSPRQNLVEEAVLSGSTVQEPNGGEKPWRCRTRRSCKRRSRGSEEERTTLGWGGGRRWSQSSELVVHEQLQDGEKPHKCSECGKSFRWSSQLSRHQRTHNEERPCECGECVKSFSQSSNLVVHQMIHTGERPYKCSKCGKRFQTSSDLLKHYRVHTEERPFCCPDCGKGFRRNSHLITCSPLRGEAL; from the coding sequence atggagagcagggaggacaaATCCCCGCGGCAGAACCTCGTGGAAGAGGCCGTTTTGAGCGGCTCCACGGTGCAGGAACCCAACGGGGGGGAAAAGCCCTGGAGATGCCGCACGAGGAGGAGCTGCAAACGCAGATCACGGggatctgaggaggaaagaaccaccctgggctggggaggcgGCCGGAGATGGAGCCAGAGCTCGGAGCTGGTGGtccatgagcagctccaggatggggagAAGCCCCACAAGTGCTcagagtgtgggaagagcttcaggtggagctcccagctgagcaggCACCAGAGGACCCACAATGAGGAGAGGCCCTgcgagtgtggggagtgtgtgaagagcttcagccagagctccaaCCTGGTCGTGCACCAGatgatccacactggggaacggccctacaaGTGTTCcaagtgtgggaagaggtttcagaccagCTCCGATCTCCTCAAGCACTATCGGgttcacacagaggagaggcccttctgctgccctgactgcGGGAAGGGATTCAGGAGGAACTCCCACCTCATCACCTGCTCTCCTCTCCGGGGAGAGGCCCTatga